The following is a genomic window from Doryrhamphus excisus isolate RoL2022-K1 chromosome 3, RoL_Dexc_1.0, whole genome shotgun sequence.
ATGTCGACTTGTTCGGTAGTGACGACGACGAAGATGAGGAGGCGGCTCGTCTCAAGCAGGAACGTGTGGAGGCGTATGCCGCCAAGAAGGCCAATAAACCCGTCTTGATCGCCAAGTCATCAATCTTATTGGACGTGAAGCCCGTAAGCAACACTGCTCTCCTGTTTTAGTAGCTAATGTTTAGGAGCCAACTCAACTTTTTTTGTCCGGTTTAGTGGGATGACGAGACAGACATGACCAAGCTGGAGGAGTGCGTCCGCTCGGTGCAGATGGACGGGCTCCTGTGGGGGGCATCCAAGCTGGTGCCAGTGGGCTACGGCATCAAGAAGCTGCAGATCAACTGTGTGGTAGAGGATGATAAAGTGGGCACAGACATCTTGGAAGAGGAGCTTACCAAGTTTGAGGACTATGTGAGTACAAAAACACTTGGTTTTTAGTGCAAAAATCTTTATTTGAAGTGTAAAATCTAGCAAACATGAGTTTTGCTCACTCTTACAGGTCCAAAGTGTCGACGTTGCTGCCTTCAATAAGATCTGAACAAAATGCTGCTCGATGGTacatgaaattaaaatgtaaaaaatcccTGAGCAACTTGTGCCTTATTTGGCCTCTTTATATTAGCactggccacaatattaggcacacctgcacagTCTGGGGTCAAGTCGGAGACAAGCACCTCGAGGCATCTTGTGACTGTGCAAGTGTCACTAATACTGTGGCCGAAGTCTTTACAGGGAGCACAACTTCAAAGTAGAACCTAATCCAACCCAAAATCCTGGATACACAGGCTGGCTGAACGTAGTCTGTACACTGTGAAGGTGAACCATGCCATCAGACACGTTGTAGAAGGACAAAACCCCACCCCTAAAGTTCAGATACACTCCTATCCTGTTGCCGCATGGTGTGGCCAAGCTGACGCCATGCTTAGCGTGCCGAAACACGCACCCGCCGTGCGAGCAGTCCAGGCTCCAGGATTTGGAATTGTGGCCCAGTTTGCTGTCGCTGCCGCCACCGCTCCTGCTCATGCTCCTGTAGCAAATGCCCACAGAAGCCCCGCCCTTACCAGTCCACTCCACCTCCCAGTAGCAGCGGCCTGCCATACCGGCCCGACACAGTACCTGAGCCCAGCTGGTGAAGCGGTCAGGGTGCGGAGGGTACGGCTGGGGCTCGGAGCGCGTGGTCACCGCTCTGTGGTCCTCGGACAAGCTCAGGTATGGGTTGGCCGTGTTGAGGTCCAGTGTTAAATCTTGGTTGTCTGTGCATaccaattacatttaaaaaaatagacgACAATAggctttaaaaatgaaaaatcataCTCACAGTGTAAAAATTCTTCTCTGGTCCTTGGTTCTGAGTCATACGGTATGTGAGAATCTACAGTTACTAGAAGGATGATATGAAGAAAGATGAGTTAATGaccaaaatcaacaaaaacCAACTTGTTTGCATATAcctttggtcttttccaagggaCTTGGATTTCTGGTTTCCTTTAGCgaaaacactgaaaatgaagacaaatgGACCTAAGTGTTCATCCCCGAAACAACTTGTCATAAAGAGTATCATGTGCTGTAGACTTGCCTTTATCTGAGATTCTGTTGTACTCCATCTGGAGGCTTTCATCCAGACTGTTCCTCAGCTCTGCCAGGCCACCTCTGATGCTTTTATACATCAAGTATGGAAATGTGTCAGTGTTGGGAATCTGCACCCTCTTGGAT
Proteins encoded in this region:
- the LOC131124991 gene encoding elongation factor 1-delta-like isoform X4 → MSGLQCLASENVWFDKHRYDESEKKFYEGLNGPAPKQQQSSSHSAGDQELIACMKSLELENQSLHKVVGDMRAALQKLELRVAQLEKNPASAPVPAVKATPIQVAPAGKVVVEENDDSDNDVDLFGSDDDEDEEAARLKQERVEAYAAKKANKPVLIAKSSILLDVKPWDDETDMTKLEECVRSVQMDGLLWGASKLVPVGYGIKKLQINCVVEDDKVGTDILEEELTKFEDYVQSVDVAAFNKI